One Thiocapsa sp. genomic window carries:
- a CDS encoding glycosyltransferase, which translates to MIRPLHIAIAWTGMPYYAANVIGGLIRAHPDWRFTIVSNHSMIPYAGIEDVVGTEIHRIDTKRPLYWRELGVEPPDAMILTSWSNFAFMTLAREARRRRGTFVISMVDNYWRGTPKQLAGILYFRLRLRGLFDRVWVPGARGAHFLRVLGMPPSRVMSSLYTADPNVFYPPSTYEKRREIVFVGQLIPRKGVWEITKALTMRDSDDRIAVRLVGHGPLADGLRQAGAEVVGFQQPHELAKTYRRAGALLMPSRLDHWGVVAHEAACCGCLILATRQCACIDDLVEHGQNGYVMNRCSAKEILKAIDWYQNLSGVALASGRHLSIRKASAFTPSRWREVFEEALREEKLL; encoded by the coding sequence GTGATCAGGCCGCTTCATATCGCTATTGCTTGGACTGGCATGCCCTATTATGCAGCGAATGTCATCGGCGGCCTCATTAGAGCGCATCCCGATTGGCGATTCACGATCGTCTCGAATCACAGCATGATTCCTTACGCAGGGATCGAGGACGTAGTCGGGACTGAGATTCACCGCATCGACACGAAGCGCCCCCTGTATTGGCGAGAGCTTGGCGTCGAACCCCCGGATGCCATGATCCTGACCTCTTGGTCGAATTTCGCATTCATGACGCTCGCACGTGAGGCTCGACGCCGACGAGGAACATTTGTGATCTCGATGGTCGACAACTATTGGCGCGGTACCCCGAAACAATTGGCTGGGATACTCTACTTCAGGTTGCGGCTGCGGGGGTTATTCGATCGCGTTTGGGTTCCAGGCGCCCGAGGCGCGCACTTTCTGCGCGTTCTCGGCATGCCGCCCAGTCGTGTAATGTCTAGTCTCTACACGGCAGATCCCAATGTATTCTACCCGCCTAGCACGTACGAGAAACGGCGTGAGATTGTCTTCGTTGGGCAATTGATTCCACGCAAGGGTGTGTGGGAGATCACGAAGGCGCTCACGATGCGAGACAGTGACGACCGGATTGCGGTACGCCTCGTTGGCCACGGGCCACTCGCTGACGGTTTGCGCCAAGCTGGTGCCGAGGTGGTTGGATTCCAGCAACCGCACGAATTAGCAAAGACCTATCGCCGGGCCGGAGCACTGCTAATGCCGAGTCGGCTGGATCACTGGGGCGTGGTTGCCCATGAGGCGGCCTGTTGCGGATGTCTAATCCTTGCGACACGCCAGTGCGCCTGCATTGATGACCTGGTCGAGCACGGTCAAAACGGATACGTCATGAACCGCTGCTCCGCCAAAGAGATCCTGAAGGCGATCGATTGGTATCAGAACCTGTCCGGCGTAGCACTCGCGTCGGGGCGACATCTGTCGATTCGTAAGGCATCTGCCTTCACGCCCTCGCGATGGCGTGAGGTGTTCGAAGAAGCTTTGCGAGAAGAAAAGCTACTATGA
- a CDS encoding flippase translates to MSENKSDPSFLFGGNRGRALIARLSTLMGPATSLRGHLVRGGLGSLAFKLGSTALSFILALLLARTLGPEGYGVYAFVLAVVSLLAIPTQLGLPELVVRETSKAQATGHWGLMRGLWRWSTLAVWLFSSFVLCIALFSLRAFADQLTALTHATLVAAMWLVPLIALGNLRGAALQGLRHVVLSQLPEHIFRPGLLIFLWLAVLVVLPAQTLSAATAMGIHALAAAIAFVLGAWLLWRALPVELASRPAPVYAARAWLLSALPLGLAAGVQVINAQSGVLLLGLFRTDEAVGTYKVALAVATLIPFGLMAVNVVVMPYFARLYAQDDRVRLQRLVTVSARVVLGLALPVTFVFVFYGEWFLSTAFGQDYAAGHTALAILALGQLVNAGMGSVGVLLNMTGHERDTLRGVAIAAVTDLVLGLVLIPPFGLVGAALATATTLVIWNLLLRQAVWRRLRIETMAFGSRRTYS, encoded by the coding sequence GTGAGCGAAAATAAGTCCGACCCCTCATTCCTATTCGGGGGCAATCGCGGCCGAGCACTCATCGCCCGTCTTTCGACACTCATGGGTCCCGCAACGAGCCTGCGCGGGCATCTGGTTCGCGGCGGTTTAGGTAGCCTAGCTTTCAAGCTCGGAAGCACCGCTTTAAGCTTCATTCTAGCGCTACTTTTGGCACGTACCTTGGGACCTGAAGGTTACGGCGTCTATGCCTTCGTCCTTGCGGTCGTCTCGCTTCTGGCGATCCCTACCCAGCTCGGTCTTCCGGAACTTGTCGTGCGCGAAACTTCCAAGGCGCAGGCCACCGGGCACTGGGGGCTGATGCGTGGCTTGTGGCGTTGGAGCACGCTGGCGGTTTGGCTCTTCTCTTCCTTCGTCTTGTGCATCGCATTGTTTAGCCTCAGGGCCTTCGCGGACCAACTCACCGCCTTGACTCATGCGACATTAGTGGCTGCCATGTGGCTCGTTCCGCTCATTGCTCTCGGCAACCTCCGCGGGGCGGCTCTGCAGGGCCTGCGCCACGTAGTTTTGAGCCAGTTACCGGAACATATCTTCCGCCCCGGACTGCTGATCTTCTTGTGGCTGGCCGTGCTCGTGGTCCTTCCAGCCCAGACCCTGTCGGCGGCGACCGCCATGGGAATACACGCCCTCGCGGCCGCCATCGCTTTTGTGCTCGGTGCCTGGCTGCTTTGGCGGGCACTACCTGTCGAGTTGGCCAGCCGTCCCGCCCCGGTCTACGCGGCCCGCGCCTGGCTACTCTCGGCTTTGCCACTGGGTCTGGCAGCCGGTGTCCAGGTCATCAACGCGCAATCCGGTGTCCTGCTGCTCGGGCTCTTCCGTACGGACGAAGCCGTTGGGACATACAAAGTGGCGTTAGCGGTTGCCACGCTGATTCCCTTCGGCCTAATGGCTGTCAACGTGGTTGTTATGCCGTACTTTGCACGCCTTTATGCGCAAGACGATCGAGTTCGTCTGCAACGTCTCGTCACGGTGAGCGCGCGGGTCGTCCTCGGGCTAGCTTTACCAGTCACCTTTGTCTTCGTTTTCTACGGCGAGTGGTTCTTATCTACTGCGTTTGGGCAGGACTATGCCGCAGGTCATACCGCCTTGGCCATTTTGGCCCTCGGTCAGCTGGTCAATGCCGGCATGGGTTCGGTCGGTGTGCTACTCAACATGACCGGCCATGAGCGTGATACGCTGCGTGGCGTGGCGATCGCGGCAGTGACCGACCTTGTTCTCGGTCTCGTGCTGATTCCGCCGTTCGGCCTTGTTGGTGCGGCGTTAGCCACGGCAACGACCCTAGTCATCTGGAACCTCTTACTACGCCAGGCAGTGTGGCGTCGACTTCGGATCGAAACCATGGCGTTTGGCTCTCGCCGCACCTATAGTTAA
- a CDS encoding glycosyltransferase, producing MRICFVTTSYFSRHAAIKRSLGMAPVLASRKHSVTIVALDHPENRAHAERLPTVNWIFFPLGGMMRERRWKREFLSTHTFDLVIYNALGWRNVVRSRHSVGFVEHCELESANKSLSFVRRLAMYCFEWWCLLRFQGQIGASRYLVDLLRRRSFQLGLTRSIVWAPYAIDSEVVPKSFDESPISPQSGPRLILHVGTLTENYGASFMLDGLATLKERRQDWRAIFLGDGPALDHCRKKVIALGLSDNVQHPGYVAEKELRKLLGQSDVFLSHLNDTEQDWARCPSKLYYYMAHGRPVVTTEVGENRLALGDSGFYYRPESPVDFACSVSRALDAGPAWRPSYSPESVTWEYRTDELMRAIRPVMESIK from the coding sequence GTGCGAATTTGTTTTGTTACGACCTCATATTTTTCACGTCACGCCGCAATAAAGCGCTCTCTCGGTATGGCCCCAGTATTAGCCTCGCGCAAGCATTCAGTGACGATTGTTGCTCTGGATCATCCAGAGAATCGAGCTCATGCAGAGCGGCTACCCACAGTCAATTGGATATTCTTCCCGCTCGGCGGGATGATGCGCGAACGCCGGTGGAAGCGCGAGTTTCTCAGTACACACACCTTTGATCTTGTTATATACAACGCATTGGGCTGGCGAAACGTTGTCCGCAGCCGGCATTCCGTCGGATTCGTCGAACATTGTGAGTTAGAGTCGGCTAACAAGAGTCTGTCTTTCGTGCGCAGGCTCGCCATGTACTGCTTTGAATGGTGGTGTCTTTTGCGCTTTCAGGGACAGATCGGTGCAAGTCGATACTTGGTGGATCTTCTTCGGAGACGGAGTTTCCAATTGGGTCTGACCCGCTCCATCGTGTGGGCGCCTTACGCTATAGACTCGGAGGTAGTGCCGAAATCTTTTGATGAAAGCCCGATCAGCCCGCAGTCAGGTCCTCGCCTTATTCTTCATGTTGGCACACTCACCGAAAACTATGGCGCTTCATTCATGTTGGACGGGCTAGCTACGTTGAAGGAGCGACGACAGGACTGGCGCGCTATATTCCTTGGTGATGGTCCAGCTCTTGATCACTGTCGAAAGAAGGTGATCGCATTGGGACTGTCAGACAATGTTCAGCACCCAGGATACGTCGCTGAAAAAGAGCTGCGTAAGTTACTTGGCCAGTCGGATGTTTTTCTCTCTCATCTGAATGATACGGAGCAGGACTGGGCGCGCTGCCCAAGCAAACTGTATTACTACATGGCTCATGGCCGTCCCGTAGTGACTACCGAGGTAGGCGAGAACCGTCTGGCACTCGGAGATAGCGGCTTTTATTATCGCCCGGAATCTCCTGTCGACTTCGCGTGCTCTGTATCACGTGCGCTGGATGCCGGCCCGGCCTGGCGGCCTTCCTATTCGCCCGAGAGCGTGACATGGGAATATCGTACTGACGAGCTTATGAGGGCAATCCGCCCCGTAATGGAGAGCATCAAGTGA
- a CDS encoding glycosyltransferase produces MKVLHVITALSPRAGGPTTVLRALAKHQVESGLEVTICTTNADYPSGTLRPPGTEKRCDDRLETHYFSVQFQPLGLSVGLARYLNDNIKHFDIVHIHGLYRLPSTFAGFLARKQSVPYIICPHGSLDPYLYHKSSVNLPLKRLYEHLLDIPNLQGAGAIHYTAEAERQLASFLDLRAPSFVVPNGIDWEPFEILPVRGGFRSTHGLGDAPLVLFLGRLHHVKGLDILIPAFEQVHREVPGARLAIVGPSNDGYGDLVRGWVRDRALADAVTFVEFLTGPAVVQAYVDADVFVLPSYTENFGVTVVEAMACATPVVVSDHVKVHFDVSRANAGIVTTQDRYAVAEGIITFLRDGILRDAFGNNGRIFAREHFAWRHIIERLNVVYKTVVSDRNNPQVQAPFDKQTSGS; encoded by the coding sequence ATGAAAGTCCTACACGTCATTACGGCCCTATCACCTCGCGCCGGCGGCCCTACAACCGTACTAAGGGCGTTGGCTAAGCATCAGGTTGAGTCAGGGTTAGAGGTGACAATTTGTACAACAAACGCCGACTATCCGTCAGGCACCTTACGCCCGCCTGGTACCGAGAAACGTTGCGACGATCGACTTGAGACTCACTACTTTTCCGTCCAATTTCAACCGCTAGGATTGTCGGTGGGTCTCGCGCGCTACCTCAATGATAATATCAAACATTTCGATATCGTACATATTCATGGCCTTTATCGCCTCCCGTCCACGTTTGCGGGATTTCTCGCGCGGAAACAGAGTGTACCTTATATAATCTGCCCTCATGGTTCACTTGACCCCTACCTTTATCACAAAAGTTCGGTCAATCTACCCTTAAAGCGGCTTTACGAGCATTTGCTGGACATCCCTAATCTACAGGGTGCGGGTGCAATTCATTACACAGCCGAAGCCGAGCGCCAACTTGCCTCTTTTCTTGATCTCCGCGCACCCAGCTTTGTGGTACCGAATGGCATTGACTGGGAACCCTTCGAGATCCTACCTGTGCGAGGCGGATTCCGGAGTACGCATGGACTGGGGGATGCACCATTGGTCCTTTTTCTCGGTCGGCTTCATCACGTGAAAGGTCTGGATATTCTCATTCCAGCCTTCGAACAGGTCCACCGAGAGGTTCCGGGGGCTCGCTTGGCGATCGTGGGGCCTTCGAACGACGGCTATGGTGATCTCGTGCGAGGCTGGGTCCGCGACCGTGCTCTGGCAGATGCGGTTACTTTCGTTGAGTTCCTCACCGGGCCCGCCGTTGTTCAAGCTTATGTGGACGCAGATGTATTCGTCCTCCCATCATATACCGAGAACTTTGGCGTAACCGTAGTCGAGGCGATGGCATGTGCTACGCCCGTGGTCGTCTCCGACCACGTTAAGGTTCATTTTGACGTATCCCGTGCCAATGCAGGGATAGTCACTACCCAGGATCGTTATGCTGTCGCGGAAGGGATCATCACATTCTTGCGCGATGGAATACTCCGCGACGCCTTTGGCAATAACGGGAGGATCTTCGCACGAGAACACTTTGCATGGCGTCACATCATTGAGCGATTAAACGTTGTATATAAAACAGTTGTCAGCGACAGAAACAATCCACAAGTACAGGCGCCTTTCGATAAACAGACGTCTGGATCCTAG
- a CDS encoding type II toxin-antitoxin system YafQ family toxin has product MTSKKPASSKRASLPRAADYAKAFQKDWERLSRSGRYDMKRLKQAMLLLIANDAPLGPEWLDHPLKGDWADHRECHIGGDFLLIYQVEGKTINFVRAGTHADLFEE; this is encoded by the coding sequence ATGACCTCGAAAAAACCCGCAAGCAGTAAACGAGCTTCGTTACCACGGGCAGCCGACTACGCCAAGGCATTCCAGAAGGACTGGGAGCGGCTGTCCCGTTCCGGGCGCTACGACATGAAGCGACTCAAGCAAGCGATGCTGCTGCTCATTGCCAACGATGCGCCGCTCGGGCCTGAATGGCTGGACCACCCACTCAAGGGCGACTGGGCCGATCACCGGGAATGCCACATCGGCGGTGACTTCCTGCTGATCTACCAGGTCGAGGGCAAGACCATCAACTTCGTGCGCGCCGGCACCCACGCCGATTTATTTGAAGAGTGA
- a CDS encoding FkbM family methyltransferase, producing MSPRLRKYAKLLQSPACWPALLHGVAATLDHDVALGRDRFATVIDVGANKGQFAVYARTRWPKARLICFEPLPGPRAKLARVTRGQAEIHDCALGAASGEGSMHLATRTDSSSLLALGARQKAIYGMEESGELRVPIKRLDACLPTPLTRPVLLKIDVQGFELEVLKGATDLLPNVDAVYVEASYVELYEGQALHEEIERFLIDAGFGLDGRFNTHVHQGEPVQADLLFRRRTSSMREPKP from the coding sequence ATGTCGCCCCGTCTGCGCAAATACGCCAAGCTTCTACAAAGCCCCGCCTGCTGGCCCGCACTGCTGCACGGCGTGGCCGCCACGCTGGACCACGACGTCGCCCTCGGACGCGACCGCTTCGCCACCGTCATCGACGTCGGCGCCAACAAAGGCCAATTCGCCGTCTACGCCCGCACCCGTTGGCCCAAGGCCCGGCTGATCTGCTTCGAGCCGCTCCCCGGACCTCGCGCCAAGCTCGCCCGCGTCACCCGCGGACAGGCCGAGATCCACGACTGCGCCTTGGGAGCCGCCTCCGGCGAAGGCAGCATGCATCTCGCCACCCGCACCGACTCCTCCTCCCTTCTGGCCTTGGGCGCACGCCAGAAGGCCATCTACGGGATGGAAGAATCCGGCGAGCTGCGCGTGCCGATCAAGCGTCTCGATGCCTGTCTCCCGACACCCCTGACGCGGCCCGTGCTGCTCAAGATCGACGTCCAAGGCTTCGAGCTGGAGGTGCTCAAGGGCGCCACCGATCTGCTGCCGAACGTCGATGCGGTCTATGTCGAGGCATCCTATGTCGAGCTCTACGAGGGCCAGGCCCTGCACGAGGAGATCGAGCGCTTTCTGATCGACGCCGGGTTCGGCCTGGACGGGCGCTTCAATACCCATGTCCACCAGGGTGAGCCGGTGCAGGCGGATCTACTGTTTCGGCGCCGAACCTCAAGCATGCGCGAACCAAAGCCATGA
- a CDS encoding BrnA antitoxin family protein yields MHVKSKSGRIFDLPSPEEEERIRTGIAADPDTYELSDEEIAQLRPKAELRKVSTNIRFDADVLEAIKATGPGWQTRINDIVREYVEAHR; encoded by the coding sequence ATGCACGTCAAATCTAAATCAGGCCGGATTTTTGACCTGCCCAGCCCGGAGGAGGAAGAGCGGATCCGGACCGGTATCGCGGCGGATCCAGACACCTATGAGCTATCTGATGAGGAGATCGCCCAGCTACGCCCCAAGGCCGAATTACGCAAAGTCTCGACCAACATTCGCTTTGACGCCGACGTGCTCGAGGCCATAAAGGCGACCGGGCCAGGATGGCAGACCCGCATCAACGACATCGTGCGCGAGTACGTCGAAGCCCATCGGTGA
- the ltrA gene encoding group II intron reverse transcriptase/maturase — MTTTPIDLQDLRKRIYIKAKAEPAWRFWGLYVHVCKEETLHAAYAMAKANNGAPGSDGVTFAAIEAAGVEAFLQGIRDELVTGTYRPQPNRRREIPKGDGRMRVPGIPCIRDRVVQGALKLILEPIFEADFQDGSYGYRPKRTAHQAVQRVAEAIVSNKTYVIDVDLASYFDTVRHDLLLGKVAERVRDDQVLGLLKRILKASGKRGVPQGGVISPLLSNLYLNEVDRMLERAKEVTRNGRYTYIEYARYADDLVILVDGYRRWNWLEDAAWRRLVEELAKLDVQLNQDKTRRLDLSQGGAFSFPGFDFRRAKTRRGVWGARYTPRMKARTAILQRLKDVFRRYRSQPIDRVIALINPILRGWVGYFRVGHSSRCFGYVQDWVEKKIRRHLMRARQRQGFGWKRWSRTWLYEVLGLYDGYRIGLRKPKALPVQEVS, encoded by the coding sequence ATGACAACGACGCCCATCGATCTGCAAGACCTGAGGAAGAGGATCTACATCAAGGCGAAGGCTGAACCGGCCTGGCGCTTCTGGGGACTCTACGTCCACGTGTGCAAAGAGGAGACCCTGCACGCGGCCTATGCGATGGCGAAAGCGAACAACGGTGCCCCCGGCAGTGACGGGGTGACGTTCGCGGCCATCGAGGCGGCTGGCGTTGAGGCGTTTCTGCAAGGCATCCGGGATGAGCTGGTCACCGGAACCTACCGACCGCAACCGAATCGCCGCCGGGAGATTCCCAAGGGAGACGGGCGCATGCGCGTCCCGGGGATTCCCTGCATTCGCGATCGCGTGGTCCAGGGGGCGCTCAAGCTGATTCTGGAGCCGATCTTCGAGGCTGACTTCCAGGATGGAAGCTATGGATACCGACCCAAGCGCACGGCGCATCAAGCCGTGCAGCGCGTGGCCGAGGCGATTGTGAGCAACAAGACCTATGTGATTGATGTGGACCTGGCGTCGTACTTCGACACGGTTCGTCACGATCTCCTCTTGGGGAAGGTGGCGGAGCGGGTCCGCGATGATCAGGTCTTGGGCTTGCTCAAGCGTATCCTCAAGGCCAGTGGCAAGCGGGGCGTTCCGCAAGGCGGTGTGATCTCACCCCTGCTCAGTAACCTCTACCTCAACGAGGTCGACCGGATGCTGGAGCGGGCCAAGGAGGTCACCCGCAACGGACGCTATACCTATATCGAGTATGCCCGTTATGCCGATGACCTGGTGATCTTGGTCGATGGGTATCGCCGGTGGAACTGGCTCGAGGACGCGGCCTGGCGACGCTTGGTCGAGGAGTTGGCCAAGCTCGATGTGCAACTCAATCAAGACAAGACACGACGACTGGACCTGAGCCAGGGAGGGGCATTCAGCTTCCCGGGCTTTGACTTCCGCCGGGCCAAGACTCGGCGCGGGGTCTGGGGCGCGCGTTACACGCCACGGATGAAGGCGCGTACCGCGATCCTGCAACGCCTCAAGGACGTGTTCCGCCGCTACCGCTCGCAGCCGATCGATCGGGTGATCGCCTTGATCAATCCGATCCTCAGGGGGTGGGTAGGCTACTTTCGGGTGGGGCACTCCAGTCGCTGTTTCGGGTATGTCCAAGATTGGGTGGAGAAGAAGATTCGGCGCCATTTAATGCGCGCGCGTCAGCGTCAGGGCTTTGGCTGGAAGAGGTGGAGTAGGACGTGGCTATACGAGGTGCTCGGGCTCTACGACGGGTACCGAATCGGGCTGCGTAAGCCGAAAGCGCTCCCAGTGCAAGAGGTCTCATAA
- a CDS encoding type II toxin-antitoxin system PemK/MazF family toxin: MATAFIPDRNDIVWLDFEPTKGREIGKYRPALVLTSLVYHQRTGLLICCPISTSVRGAPTEVPVRNLDQPCVVVCNLVHTLDWKARQVKKAAEGAPGLMMDVLARLIPLIGADLLLASPESTPAGKEPSP, encoded by the coding sequence GTGGCAACCGCTTTCATCCCGGACCGTAACGACATCGTCTGGCTCGATTTCGAGCCGACCAAAGGCCGGGAGATCGGCAAGTATCGACCGGCCCTGGTCCTGACCAGCCTGGTCTATCACCAACGAACCGGTCTGTTGATCTGCTGCCCGATCAGCACCAGCGTTCGCGGTGCGCCAACCGAGGTTCCCGTGCGTAACCTCGATCAGCCATGCGTCGTGGTGTGCAACCTCGTTCACACCCTGGACTGGAAGGCGCGCCAGGTCAAAAAGGCTGCCGAGGGTGCCCCTGGGCTGATGATGGACGTCCTGGCGCGTCTGATCCCTCTGATTGGAGCGGATCTACTGCTCGCATCGCCAGAATCCACACCCGCGGGCAAGGAGCCGTCACCCTAG
- a CDS encoding class I SAM-dependent methyltransferase: MSGLKHFTLLLVSPQRFTDRQAASMDRKTISGFPYEHADLKPHHGILLPLIHRQLNALEHANLRLKTDRRIFELGCGNGAVAQALSEKGWNVTGVDPSSEGIALANRRYPSLNLHEGSAYEDLSGTYGQYPVVLSLEVVEHTYFPRLWAAAVYALLQPGGTAIISTPYHGYWKNLALATTGQLDDHFTALWDHGHIKFWSIKTLTILLREAGFTDIVFHRVGRLPPIAKHMIAVAIKPVDPRQGA, encoded by the coding sequence TTGAGCGGATTGAAGCACTTCACCCTTCTTCTCGTAAGCCCACAAAGATTCACTGATAGGCAGGCCGCATCAATGGACCGAAAAACGATTTCCGGATTCCCTTATGAACACGCTGACTTAAAACCACATCACGGCATCTTACTTCCCCTTATACACCGACAACTAAATGCACTAGAACATGCCAATCTCCGCCTCAAAACCGATCGACGCATCTTCGAACTTGGATGCGGCAACGGCGCAGTCGCTCAGGCGCTGAGCGAAAAAGGTTGGAATGTCACTGGAGTCGATCCGTCCTCTGAAGGAATTGCGCTGGCAAACCGCAGGTATCCTTCGCTCAATCTGCATGAAGGTTCCGCATACGAAGACCTCAGCGGCACCTACGGTCAATACCCCGTCGTGTTAAGCCTCGAAGTTGTCGAACACACATACTTCCCAAGACTCTGGGCAGCAGCCGTCTACGCTCTCCTCCAGCCCGGCGGTACAGCGATAATTTCAACGCCCTATCATGGTTACTGGAAAAACCTCGCGTTAGCGACAACCGGCCAGCTGGATGACCACTTCACCGCTCTTTGGGACCACGGCCATATTAAGTTCTGGAGCATCAAGACACTTACAATACTCCTGCGTGAGGCCGGATTCACCGACATCGTCTTCCACCGTGTCGGACGACTACCTCCGATCGCTAAACATATGATCGCAGTCGCCATAAAGCCCGTAGACCCTCGACAGGGAGCATAG
- a CDS encoding glycosyltransferase family 2 protein: MSVSVVILTFNAEETIGATLTSAFLVSDDVHVVDSYSTDGTLEICQAFGAHIVSHPFENYGAQRNWAIATLPLKYPWQLHLDADERLSPELVEAIRGLKVDPSESDMVGYFVPRLVHFMGRPIKHGGMYPIWHLRIFKTGYGRCEARRYDQHFLAQGPTDRLHAPMIDDMRMSLSEWTARHNRWSDAEAEELTLGSADADRNGLLVKPNFLGNPSERKRALRSVFNAAPLFLRPFMLFIYRYVFRLGFLDGKPGLIFFILQTFWFRFLVDAKLYEKSNAADHR, translated from the coding sequence ATGTCTGTTTCTGTAGTCATCTTAACGTTCAACGCCGAGGAGACAATAGGCGCGACACTTACGAGCGCTTTCCTGGTCTCCGACGATGTTCACGTCGTCGACTCATATTCGACAGATGGAACCTTGGAGATCTGTCAAGCGTTCGGCGCACATATCGTCTCTCACCCTTTTGAAAATTATGGCGCTCAGCGAAATTGGGCAATCGCGACCTTACCTCTGAAATACCCGTGGCAATTACACCTAGATGCTGATGAGCGCTTATCACCGGAGTTAGTGGAAGCGATTCGTGGCTTAAAGGTTGACCCCAGCGAAAGTGATATGGTGGGCTATTTTGTTCCGCGCCTCGTTCATTTCATGGGACGCCCCATTAAACACGGAGGGATGTATCCGATCTGGCATCTCCGCATCTTTAAGACGGGCTATGGCCGTTGCGAGGCTCGACGATACGATCAACATTTCTTGGCACAAGGTCCGACAGATCGTCTTCATGCGCCGATGATTGATGACATGCGAATGTCATTGAGCGAATGGACTGCAAGACACAACCGTTGGTCAGACGCAGAAGCCGAAGAGTTGACTCTAGGAAGCGCGGATGCCGATCGGAATGGACTACTAGTTAAGCCAAATTTCTTAGGTAACCCCAGCGAACGAAAAAGAGCACTGCGATCCGTTTTCAACGCAGCCCCCCTTTTCCTCCGGCCCTTCATGCTATTCATTTACCGCTATGTTTTTCGTCTAGGTTTTCTGGATGGGAAGCCAGGACTCATTTTCTTCATCCTGCAAACCTTTTGGTTTCGCTTCCTTGTGGATGCAAAGCTTTATGAAAAGTCGAACGCAGCAGACCACCGGTGA
- a CDS encoding type II toxin-antitoxin system VapC family toxin gives MRAHPASDIYLCDVVKAELFYGAFKSQRMEANLAVLDELFQHFSSLPFDGAAARVFGQIRAELPHAGTPIGPSDLQIASIA, from the coding sequence ATGCGAGCGCATCCAGCATCGGATATTTATCTCTGTGATGTCGTGAAAGCTGAGCTTTTCTACGGTGCCTTCAAGAGTCAACGCATGGAAGCCAATCTCGCGGTACTGGATGAGTTGTTTCAGCATTTCAGTTCCTTGCCGTTCGATGGCGCGGCGGCGCGCGTATTCGGCCAGATTCGCGCCGAACTCCCGCATGCTGGTACGCCAATCGGTCCTTCTGACCTCCAGATAGCCTCCATTGCTTGA